Proteins encoded in a region of the Vicia villosa cultivar HV-30 ecotype Madison, WI linkage group LG5, Vvil1.0, whole genome shotgun sequence genome:
- the LOC131606981 gene encoding uncharacterized protein LOC131606981 — protein sequence MSRGNQRERHCTIEFDGASSGNPGKSGAGAVLRSGNEVHRFSKGLGTKTNNSAEYEGLLLGLKEASDKGYDHVEIRGDSKLVCEQFKGNWKVNNPNLRDLRDKALDLKDNFKSVKVQHVPRGSNREADAQANWGKNLEAGHIQENYYYY from the exons ATGAGTCGTGGAAACCAGAGAGAG CGTCACTGTACCATCGAGTTCGACGGTGCATCTAGTGGAAATCCTGGAAAGTCTGGTGCAGGAGCTGTACTCCGTTCTGGGAATGAG GTCCATCGCTTCAGTAAAGGACTGGGCACTAAAACAAATAATTCTGCTGAGTATGAAGGTTTACTTTTAGGATTGAAAGAAGCCAGTGACAAAGGGTATGACCATGTTGAAATTCGAGGCGATTCTAAGCTTGTTTGCGAACAG TTTAAGGGTAATTGGAAAGTCAACAACCCGAATTTAAGGGATTTGCGTGATAAGGCTTTGGACTTGAAGGATAACTTCAAGTCAGTCAAGGTTCAACATGTTCCTAGG GGTTCTAACAGAGAAGCTGATGCTCAAGCAAATTGGGGCAAAAATCTTGAAG CTGGCCACATTCAAGAAAACTATTACTACTACTGA